The Bos javanicus breed banteng chromosome 11, ARS-OSU_banteng_1.0, whole genome shotgun sequence genome includes a window with the following:
- the LOC133256927 gene encoding cytochrome c oxidase subunit 7A-related protein, mitochondrial: protein MYYKFSGFTQKLAGAWASDAYSPQGLRPVVSTEAPPIIFATPTKLSSGPTAYDYAGKNTVPELQKFFQKSDGVPIHLKRGLPDQMLYRTTMALTVGGTIYCLIALYMASQPRNK, encoded by the exons ATGTATTATAAGTTCAGTGGCTTCACGCAGAAGTTGGCCGGAGCATGGGCTTCCGACGCCTATAGCCCTCAG GGATTAAGACCTGTTGTTTCCACAGAAGCACCGCCTATCATATTTGCCACACCAACTAAACTGAGCTCCGGTCCCACTGCATATGACTATGCTGGGAAAAACACAGTTCCAGAGCTGCAGAAGTTTTTCCAG AAATCTGACGGTGTGCCCATCCACCTGAAACGAGGCCTGCCTGACCAAATGCTTTACCGGACCACCATGGCGCTGACAGTGGGAGGGACCATCTACTGCCTGATCGCCCTCTACATGGCATCACAGCCCAGAAACAAATGA